The following are from one region of the Alkalimarinus sediminis genome:
- a CDS encoding DUF5683 domain-containing protein translates to MSSPGIAAVLSLIVPGVGQIYNGYFLRGIFWLIITPGFWIGTGGMLGWVCHLISAYTAYQKAEEKLEEDRISG, encoded by the coding sequence ATGTCGAGTCCAGGTATTGCTGCGGTTTTAAGTTTGATTGTTCCCGGAGTTGGGCAAATTTATAACGGCTATTTTCTAAGAGGCATCTTCTGGCTAATTATTACCCCCGGTTTCTGGATCGGAACAGGCGGTATGTTAGGTTGGGTGTGTCATCTTATTTCCGCCTATACTGCGTACCAAAAAGCAGAAGAAAAACTGGAAGAAGATAGAATCAGCGGTTAG
- a CDS encoding esterase/lipase family protein: protein MGDTDNKAKKQQINVDYRHWGNVSRAVLNGVIGDYLVEQNNPLAIDMGFYHQGAPLSLPNPELKYSNKIVVLLHGLTNLETIWDINTGENQESVKSTSNVINYGIHLQRDFGFTPLFLRYNTGLPIEENGRQFTQLMAQLISAYPKPIDEIVFVGFSMGGLLMRYAQKNAIEANAPWLTKLTNCFYLGTPHEGSYFERFGHLASSMVRNIPKEYISHWADWIDVRSEGIQDLKHGLAHLRKTEPEYDESHGSCGSFYQHAGHHFISGSLTEESDSVLNKIFGDALVTHGSANPNTAPVGSKFAHFDGVPHVPLAHTERVYQQVKQWIEERGSKTKLIAYHQSEIDFNLTPNVMVLSKEDVELSGLHSDLHSKQEMIAGALDLMAVGYEKTVEAVEKVHLSIAKEPHAILKRVPVVQSVSGVVDMTQVGITEAVYYSVKQGGTLLRAAADLLKK from the coding sequence ATGGGTGATACCGATAATAAAGCTAAAAAGCAGCAGATAAATGTCGATTATCGCCATTGGGGCAATGTCAGTAGGGCGGTGCTGAATGGCGTTATTGGAGATTATCTAGTTGAGCAGAACAACCCCTTGGCGATTGATATGGGGTTCTATCATCAGGGCGCCCCGCTTTCGCTGCCAAACCCTGAGCTTAAGTATTCGAATAAAATTGTGGTGCTTTTGCATGGGTTAACTAATCTCGAAACTATCTGGGATATCAATACAGGTGAAAACCAAGAGTCGGTTAAGTCCACTTCGAATGTAATTAACTACGGTATTCACTTGCAGCGTGACTTTGGCTTTACGCCTTTGTTTCTCCGATACAACACAGGTTTGCCCATAGAAGAAAACGGCAGGCAGTTCACCCAGTTGATGGCGCAACTGATCTCGGCATACCCTAAACCTATTGATGAAATCGTATTTGTTGGTTTCAGCATGGGTGGGTTGCTCATGCGCTATGCACAAAAAAATGCCATAGAAGCTAATGCCCCTTGGCTGACTAAACTTACTAACTGTTTTTATCTAGGGACGCCACACGAAGGCTCTTATTTTGAGCGTTTTGGTCACTTGGCAAGCTCTATGGTGCGGAACATTCCGAAAGAGTATATCAGTCATTGGGCTGATTGGATTGATGTTCGCAGTGAAGGTATTCAAGATCTTAAACATGGGCTAGCCCATTTGCGAAAAACCGAACCAGAGTATGATGAGTCTCACGGTTCCTGCGGTAGCTTTTATCAACATGCAGGTCACCACTTTATTAGTGGTTCGTTAACCGAAGAAAGCGATAGTGTTCTTAATAAGATATTTGGTGATGCTTTGGTTACTCATGGTAGTGCTAACCCAAATACCGCGCCTGTTGGCAGTAAATTTGCTCACTTTGATGGTGTTCCCCATGTCCCCTTGGCTCATACCGAGCGTGTTTATCAGCAGGTAAAGCAGTGGATTGAAGAACGCGGTTCAAAGACCAAACTGATTGCCTATCATCAATCAGAAATTGATTTTAATCTCACCCCGAATGTAATGGTGTTAAGCAAAGAGGATGTTGAGTTATCAGGCTTGCATAGTGACTTACATTCAAAGCAAGAGATGATAGCCGGTGCCCTTGATTTGATGGCGGTAGGTTATGAAAAAACAGTCGAGGCCGTTGAAAAAGTTCATCTTTCTATCGCAAAAGAGCCACATGCGATTTTAAAAAGGGTGCCAGTGGTGCAATCGGTTTCGGGGGTTGTCGATATGACACAAGTGGGCATTACAGAAGCTGTTTATTACTCTGTTAAACAAGGCGGAACCTTGCTTCGTGCAGCCGCAGACCTATTAAAAAAGTAA
- a CDS encoding copper-binding protein, which yields MKYIIAMALSMAVLTGCAGNGQPSSAGHSPSAESMGAAVREVSAYGFVTQISPAERIINIKHAPIPEMNWAPMVMDFSVVDGVDLSAFKRGDKVQFILEVDQALNYQIKEISAATD from the coding sequence ATGAAATATATTATCGCGATGGCGTTATCGATGGCAGTGCTAACAGGGTGTGCAGGTAACGGTCAACCTTCGTCTGCTGGTCATTCGCCATCTGCTGAGTCAATGGGGGCAGCTGTTCGTGAGGTATCGGCATATGGCTTTGTTACTCAAATATCGCCTGCAGAGCGTATTATCAATATTAAACATGCACCCATACCCGAAATGAACTGGGCGCCAATGGTTATGGATTTTAGTGTGGTCGACGGGGTTGATTTATCCGCCTTTAAGCGAGGCGATAAAGTGCAATTTATTCTAGAAGTAGATCAGGCATTAAACTATCAGATAAAAGAGATTTCGGCTGCAACTGATTAA
- a CDS encoding MFS transporter, giving the protein MSSPSKIASLVYVIALTQFAMPFMFSGVGITLPLMGVELHASAVALGLVETGYLGAAAAFLLPVGRLADATDKKMLFKVGLLGYGLLTLSIGFASSPAIIIALRVTQGIFGAMVMATGMALITEVVAKEQLGKAMGLSIGAIYAGLAAGPFIGGVITSSFGWRWVYFLTALVLLLSFLLTHLLMKSQWKRPQIKFDWLGSLVVVGIILCLIAGSSILDESHWGGILLVIGLINIPLFFWIEKRVEQPLLRFDRLRANKVLSHALLTQLMMYSGSFGMTFLYSLYLQEVKALSAQQAGQLLVIGPILMAISAPLFGRLADRITPTKITLAGISSTTISLIMATQVDANTSLIYICVTIILQGLGFAMFSSPNMTLIMSSVTAEHYSMASALASKTRYLGMVISMIIITLLMSTLIGEGTIRGSLEGYLAVMQFSFITFSALLLVGVILMLKPPARSG; this is encoded by the coding sequence ATGAGTTCACCTTCAAAAATCGCATCACTGGTATATGTGATAGCGTTAACCCAGTTTGCCATGCCTTTTATGTTCTCAGGTGTGGGTATCACTCTGCCCTTAATGGGCGTAGAGCTTCACGCCAGTGCAGTTGCATTGGGGCTGGTTGAAACTGGATATTTAGGCGCTGCGGCAGCATTTCTGTTACCTGTCGGTCGTTTGGCCGATGCCACTGACAAAAAAATGCTGTTCAAAGTCGGGCTGCTTGGCTACGGTCTATTAACACTTTCAATAGGCTTTGCCAGCAGCCCTGCCATCATCATTGCGTTAAGGGTTACACAGGGCATATTTGGTGCCATGGTGATGGCTACTGGCATGGCACTTATCACCGAGGTGGTCGCGAAAGAACAATTGGGCAAGGCCATGGGGTTGTCGATTGGGGCGATTTACGCAGGCTTGGCGGCAGGCCCTTTTATTGGTGGCGTAATTACCTCTTCTTTCGGTTGGCGCTGGGTCTATTTTTTGACCGCTTTAGTACTGTTACTTTCGTTTTTACTGACTCATCTACTGATGAAAAGCCAATGGAAGCGGCCTCAGATAAAGTTTGATTGGCTCGGCAGCTTGGTGGTGGTTGGCATCATTCTCTGTTTGATTGCGGGTAGCTCTATCCTCGATGAGTCCCATTGGGGGGGTATTCTTCTCGTTATTGGCCTGATTAACATTCCACTTTTTTTCTGGATAGAAAAAAGGGTGGAGCAGCCTCTGCTGAGGTTTGACAGGCTTCGTGCCAATAAGGTGCTATCTCATGCGCTGCTAACACAGTTGATGATGTATTCTGGGTCGTTTGGTATGACCTTTCTGTACAGCTTATACCTACAGGAAGTCAAAGCGCTTTCTGCTCAACAAGCCGGACAGTTGTTAGTAATAGGCCCTATTTTAATGGCCATTAGCGCCCCTTTATTTGGCCGCTTGGCTGATCGCATAACACCCACAAAAATAACACTAGCCGGCATCTCATCAACCACTATTAGTTTGATCATGGCTACCCAAGTAGATGCTAATACCAGTCTTATCTATATTTGCGTCACTATCATATTGCAAGGCTTGGGCTTTGCCATGTTCTCATCGCCAAATATGACGCTGATTATGAGTAGCGTGACCGCTGAGCACTATAGTATGGCTTCAGCATTAGCATCAAAAACACGGTATTTGGGGATGGTGATTAGTATGATTATTATCACCTTATTGATGTCGACATTGATCGGGGAAGGCACCATTAGAGGCTCGCTAGAAGGCTATTTAGCAGTAATGCAGTTTTCGTTTATAACCTTCTCAGCACTCTTATTGGTAGGCGTTATATTGATGCTCAAACCACCTGCCCGCAGTGGTTAA
- a CDS encoding ShlB/FhaC/HecB family hemolysin secretion/activation protein produces MRIIKNVTRTSVWVMVLSTSILSLHAVAALPIGSQLPGAQQQRSIETERRKKQDERLLEKKKTPEKPTVDTQQVEPAKPEVSDITGPRFALKAINFTDSDVFSDEELSEYSKSYVDRDVTFSELQKLVAELNAKYYERGFITAQAVIPAQKLTSGVLNINLIEGHVGKIELQGNDATKRSYIVNRIGQEPGDLFELQPLQDSLLYFNKTNDVQLTSELQPGEKFGETDIRVEAYEPRTFVIELFGDNSGSTSTGEERGGINVEHKSLFGYRDSLRVSATGSKGSREKSISYSVPVNTKGGQLAFYYYDSDINIVHGALSNLNVGGGSTLRQYDFSQPIFINELWKIDGLAQVQDRHSYTDVDYEKIISSEIVNPSLGFSVEKEDESGIWFSSINFHRFRAKSGRHAYYSKTRLAVARTQALTDQFSGYFNFSGQYTNDNLLPSSEQFQIGGSASVRGYPEGQLIGDKGYYINAEVSSSLPMIQSESFATKNSLQGFLFVDHGGVFSDIPTETETQSDFLTSSGFGLRLAVSEHITANAAVAWGINDHQDQQEPRLHLRVSVYPVGR; encoded by the coding sequence ATGCGAATAATTAAAAACGTTACACGGACGTCAGTATGGGTAATGGTTCTAAGTACGTCGATATTGAGTTTACATGCAGTTGCCGCACTGCCTATTGGTAGCCAGTTACCTGGAGCACAACAGCAGCGATCGATAGAGACGGAACGTCGAAAAAAACAAGATGAGCGGCTACTAGAGAAGAAAAAAACACCAGAGAAACCTACTGTTGATACACAGCAAGTAGAGCCCGCAAAGCCAGAGGTATCTGATATTACAGGGCCGCGTTTCGCGCTAAAGGCGATTAACTTTACCGATTCGGATGTCTTTTCTGATGAAGAGCTATCTGAATATAGCAAGAGTTATGTAGATAGAGATGTCACATTTTCTGAGCTTCAGAAGTTGGTCGCTGAGTTAAACGCTAAGTACTACGAACGAGGTTTTATTACTGCTCAGGCGGTTATTCCTGCGCAAAAGCTAACGTCAGGGGTGTTAAATATAAACTTGATCGAGGGGCATGTGGGTAAGATAGAGCTGCAGGGCAATGATGCGACCAAACGTTCTTACATTGTTAATCGAATAGGGCAAGAGCCCGGAGACCTGTTTGAGCTTCAGCCACTACAAGATAGCCTGCTTTACTTTAACAAAACCAATGATGTGCAGTTAACCTCAGAGCTTCAACCGGGTGAAAAGTTTGGTGAAACAGATATTCGTGTAGAAGCCTATGAGCCAAGAACATTTGTAATAGAACTGTTTGGAGACAATAGCGGCAGTACCTCTACCGGAGAAGAGCGCGGTGGTATTAACGTTGAGCATAAAAGCCTGTTTGGTTACAGAGACAGTTTAAGAGTTTCGGCGACAGGCTCAAAAGGCTCGAGAGAGAAGTCTATTAGTTATAGTGTGCCAGTGAATACCAAGGGCGGACAATTGGCTTTTTATTACTATGACAGCGACATCAACATTGTTCATGGGGCATTAAGCAATTTAAACGTCGGTGGAGGCTCAACGTTAAGGCAGTATGATTTTAGCCAACCGATTTTTATTAATGAACTGTGGAAAATAGACGGCTTGGCGCAAGTGCAAGATCGGCATTCATATACCGATGTAGATTACGAAAAAATCATTTCATCCGAAATTGTTAACCCTTCATTGGGGTTTAGTGTCGAAAAAGAAGATGAAAGTGGTATTTGGTTTTCGTCAATCAATTTTCATCGCTTCAGAGCTAAATCAGGACGACATGCGTACTACTCAAAGACTAGATTGGCAGTTGCGAGAACTCAGGCACTTACCGATCAGTTTAGCGGGTATTTTAACTTCTCGGGTCAATATACTAATGACAACTTGTTACCCTCATCCGAACAGTTTCAAATAGGTGGTTCCGCATCTGTTAGAGGCTATCCAGAAGGTCAGCTTATCGGTGACAAAGGTTACTATATTAACGCTGAAGTGAGCTCAAGTTTGCCCATGATTCAGAGTGAGTCATTTGCAACTAAAAATAGCCTTCAGGGCTTCTTGTTTGTGGATCATGGCGGCGTCTTTTCAGATATTCCCACCGAAACCGAAACGCAGTCTGACTTTCTGACCAGTAGTGGTTTTGGTCTCAGATTAGCCGTGTCGGAGCATATAACCGCCAACGCTGCAGTGGCTTGGGGTATTAATGATCATCAAGATCAACAGGAACCTCGACTGCATTTGCGTGTCTCGGTCTACCCGGTTGGTCGATAA